In Crassostrea angulata isolate pt1a10 chromosome 4, ASM2561291v2, whole genome shotgun sequence, one genomic interval encodes:
- the LOC128181926 gene encoding uncharacterized protein LOC128181926: MNGGSFRRPTTEEKVLITNMTNWIQNETIRFYVQSHLLFCPGQDMCFGNHFKRNYSFELLYRSCTHCNCDHTCIRTNSCCPWRFYQQSKDTTPSYIAYMNHNEQTYSKYRAVSLQCIQPHVNDQSKQTSLRSYYMITKCHSNYNNPTVIQKCEEYFKEENVSSYQPYFSAESNETFRNFECAICNGEPPDKLIPWSLTLVCSRRESLFQTNSLSKLQSIVFKGNSFCNIVYFPTVNTPAKSCVDEKRYISTCNKTGHWSTFDDAIFSTCQSNFVDVYLECSAAFGRILYKNIYCAMCNVPDWRDHLMTECVSSYSIYDWTNSQNLVSFSALIDIKKYDQYRMESQSEGKGCSGNFLYEPRINECIPIGCAEGMQMKNSECSPIYPFISQNSYEISLLFYPTSTQRLPLNDFLEGLFRFLKNFISTHNLEKYVCSIAVLSPSLENLDDNSYFAASIRLSVNLWHNFTELVLYLNDELDKINGSIIYGFVVRHIGQSMSIYIGDKGSLSQCYQNPMTKDILIRRFSWDILQTDKDKVLICYSKQSVAATTVIAASSFCKRLVIDKRKFHVVISDFKLYFVDFDFYVDSQYFWESNDRTRVEVCLDQYQTARDESRKVSEIDTEEKYLSLVCAILSSMGCLAYLIVYIFFPQSPSIPNYNMIVLSLALLLANIVYSVSRLARPYPILCLVIGGSIQFLWLGVLNLMCMSCFSIFRTFTSWNIKKSDRLLCVQLLINIAYSFIVPVFMTAVNVLVSRYFYEDDNFGYSLTTCFIARQNLNLFTFSIPIAVMITLNNFMFFIIAKEIRIKKNTSFSTTKERHTLKIYCKLSTLTGSAWILGYLNQIFHWQILSYLHIIFTGCQGVFLFFSFGLPLLLKSISGINRTTKK; this comes from the exons ATGAATGGAGGTTCTTTCAGGCGTCCAACTACAGAGGAGAAGGTCCTCATAACAAATATGACGAACTGGATCCAAAACGAAACCATCAGGTTCTATGTCCAAAGCCATCTTTTATTTTGTCCAGGACAAGACATGTGCTTTGGCAATCATTTCAAGAGAAACTATTCCTTTGAACTACTGTACAGAAGTTGTACACATTGTAACTGCGATCACACCTGCATAAGAACAAATAGCTGCTGTCCCTGGAGATTTTATCAGCAAAGTAAGGATACGACTCCTAGTTACATTGCATACATGAATCATAATGAACAAACATATTCGAAGTATAGAGCTGTTTCTTTGCAATGCATCCAGCCACATGTCAATGACCAAAGCAAACAAACCTCACTTAGGTCCTATTACATGATTACCAAGTGTCATTCCAACTATAACAACCCAACTGTAATTCAGAAATGTGAAGAGTATTTCAAAGAAGAGAATGTTTCCTCTTATCAACCTTACTTTTCTGCTGAGTCCAATGAAACATTTAGAAACTTTGAATGCGCTATCTGCAATGGTGAGCCTCCCGACAAACTCATTCCTTGGTCATTAACGTTGGTTTGTTCTAGGCGGGAGTCACTATTTCAAACTAACTCCCTTTCCAAACTTCAATCCATCGTATTTAAAGGTAATTCGTTTTGCAACATTGTGTACTTTCCAACAGTAAATACACCAGCCAAATCTTGTGTGGACGAGAAAAGGTACATTAGTACTTGCAACAAAACTGGCCATTGGAGTACTTTTGATGACGCTATTTTTAGCACATGTCAATCAAATTTCGTTGACGTGTACCTAGAGTGTAGTGCTGCATTTGGGAGAATTCTGTATAAAAACATATACTGTGCTATGTGCAATGTGCCCGACTGGAGAGATCATTTGATGACTGAGTGTGTATCATCCTACAGCATTTACGACTGGACAAATTCACAGAACCTTGTTTCCTTTTCAGCTTTAATcgatattaaaaaatatgatcaaTATAGAATGGAGTCCCAAAGTGAGGGGAAAGGGTGTTCAGGAAATTTTCTGTACGAGCCTCGCATT aATGAGTGCATCCCCATTGGCTGTGCAGAAGGAATGCAGATGAAGAATTCTGAATGTTCACCAATTTATCCTTTCATTTCTCAAAACAGTTACGAGATTTCTCTTTTGTTTTATCCTACCTCCACACAAAGATTACCTTTAAATGATTTTCTCGAAGGATTATTTCGTTTTCTTAAAAACTTTATCAGTACACACAACCTGGAAAAATACGTCTGCTCTATAGCAGTTCTTTCCCCCAGTTTAGAAAACTTGGATGACAACTCCTATTTCGCTGCATCTATAAGACTCTCTGTCAATCTCTGGCACAATTTCACAGAACTTGTTCTTTATCTAAACGATGAACTCGATAAAATCAATGGCTCTATTATTTATGGTTTTGTTGTTCGACATATAGGACAATCAATGTCCATCTATATCGGTGACAAAGGCTCGCTTTCGCAATGTTATCAAAACCCAATGACAAAAGATATCCTGATTCGTAGATTTTCCTGGGATATCCTAcagacagataaagataaagtttTAATATGCTATAGCAAACAATCTGTTGCAGCAACCACCGTGATTGCTGCATCGTCATTTTGTAAAAGACTGGTGATAGATAAACGCAAATTTCACGTAGTGATATCTGACTTTAAGCTCTACTTTGTGgactttgatttttatgtagATTCACAATATTTTTGGGAATCAAACGATAGGACCAGGGTCGAGGTATGTCTCGATCAGTATCAAACTGCTAGAGATGAGTCGCGGAAGGTCTCGGAAATAGACACTGAGGAGAAATACTTGTCCCTGGTGTGTGCTATCCTCTCGTCAATGGGATGTCTTGCATATTTGATAGTTTACATATTTTTCCCTCAATCCCCGTCCATTCCAAATTACAATATGATAGTTTTGTCGCTTGCTCTTCTTCTTGCCAACATAGTTTATTCAGTCTCAAGACTTGCTCGCCCGTACCCTATTCTTTGTCTGGTGATCGGTGGAAGCATACAGTTTCTCTGGTTGGGGGTGTTGAATCTGATGTGCATGTCTTGTTTCTCAATTTTCAGAACATTTACATCCTGGAACATTAAAAAATCGGACAGGCTTCTATGCGTCCAGCTCCTTATAAACATTGCATACAGTTTCATTGTTCCAGTCTTCATGACAGCGGTCAACGTTCTCGTGAGCAGATATTTCTACGAAGACGACAACTTTGGCTACTCTTTAACGACCTGCTTTATTGCACGGCAAAATCTTAATCTTTTCACCTTTTCAATACCTATTGCGGTCATGATTACACTGAATAATTTTATGTTCTTCATTATTGCTAAAGAAATTCGAATTAAGAAGAACACCTCTTTCTCGACCACAAAGGAGAggcatactttgaaaatttattgtaaGCTGTCGACTCTTACTGGCTCGGCTTGGATTCTTGGCTACCTCAATCAGATTTTCCACTGGCAGATTCTATCATACCTTCATATAATTTTCACTGGTTGTCAAGgagtgtttcttttcttttcctttGGATTACCTTTGCTTTTGAAATCCATAAGTGGAATAAATAGAACAaccaaaaaatga
- the LOC128181553 gene encoding uncharacterized protein LOC128181553, giving the protein MSPCKPDSSKINMDDVEDRHSAFVNNSRHLIESTKQKIHTMHQMSDELRTMTNQLIDEESNSSHEPEESDKDEKKEERRQAKPNTQIKVVVPMCTDVADSPHKAHPRRKHVKKPTSRGKKHGDESLEALTKKYGSKHRHGKKMVILDPIKYLQELEKGEHKTESNKEEKTPPIKKSTPPPVPPRQNTERESESKCYHGHEVMLPKHKSAQQEYMCREQKDSTSMALPKIGHFGITDNETCSMNLPGRKITCENCKARAMNELEFTLSKHPGDTSPVSRDHVHTSRTVHRHCCAKSSKPILYYHCSSETSGKSLPAYISQTLLHNRRILTCNPRTHMKSEQHTFEKPVSNLGFHPERYTCPKSAAYCCMDEFKRKQTTECFTHREILRPNKVTIQSPGLPTLIASDCLPLEEISIGFRFRIGKKAMYRIPLAFEPEETGNSKVHHYESPKRIVPRAKTFYGQYRA; this is encoded by the exons ATGTCGCCATGCAAACCTGATTCTTCAAAAATCAATATGG aTGATGTAGAAGACAGGCATTCCGCCTTCGTCAACAACTCGAGACATCTTATAGAGTCCACCAAACAGAAGATCCACACCATGCACCAGATGTCCGACGAGCTCCGCACCATGACCAACCAACTGATAGACGAAGAAAGCAATTCTAGCCACGAACCAGAGGAATCTGACAAAGACGAAAAGAAAGAGGAACGACGGCAGGCGAAGCCCAACACTCAGATCAAGGTGGTGGTACCGATGTGTACGGACGTGGCGGATTCACCCCACAAGGCCCATCCCAGGCGGAAACACGTCAAGAAACCGACCTCGCGCGGGAAAAAACACGGAGACGAAAGCTTAGAAGCGCTAACAAAAAAGTATGGCAGCAAGCACAGGCATGGAAAGAAAATGGTCATACTCGATCCAATTAAGTATTTACAGGAGTTGGAGAAAGGAGAGCATAAAACGGAAAGCAATAAGGAGGAAAAGACGCCACCAATCAAGAAGTCGACTCCGCCGCCGGTTCCACCTCGGCAGAATACGGAaagagaaagtgaaagtaaatgTTACCATGGCCACGAGGTCATGCTCCCAAAGCACAAATCGGCTCAACAAGAATACATGTGTCGCGAGCAGAAGGACTCGACTAGCATGGCTTTACCAAAGATCGGCCATTTTGGTATTACCGACAACGAGACGTGTAGCATGAATCTTCCCGGGCGTAAAATCACGTGCGAGAACTGTAAGGCGAGAGCCATGAACGAACTGGAGTTTACTCTGTCCAAACATCCCGGAGACACTTCTCCAGTGTCCAGAGACCATGTCCATACGTCTAGAACCGTGCACAGGCACTGCTGTGCAAAGTCGTCCAAACCAATTCTGTACTACCATTGCTCAAGTGAAACGTCTGGGAAGTCATTGCCCGCGTACATATCTCAAACCTTACTACACAACCGGCGGATTCTGACATGTAACCCTCGTACTCACATGAAATCAGAACAACACACGTTCGAAAAACCAGTCTCCAACTTGGGATTCCATCCCGAAAGATACACTTGTCCCAAATCGGCCGCGTATTGCTGTATGGACGAATTCAAACGAAAGCAGACGACGGAATGTTTTACCCACAGGGAGATTCTGAGACCGAACAAAGTGACCATCCAGTCCCCTGGGTTACCAACCCTGATCGCCAGCGATTGTTTGCCACTGGAAGAGATATCCATTGGATTCCGTTTTCGAATCGGCAAAAAAGCCATGTATAGGATTCCTTTGGCATTTGAGCCAGAAGAGACTGGAAATTCGAAAGTACATCATTATGAAAGTCCAAAGAGGATAGTTCCAAGAGCCAAGACATTTTACGGTCAATACCGTGCATAA